In Debaryomyces hansenii CBS767 chromosome A complete sequence, a genomic segment contains:
- a CDS encoding DEHA2D10252p (weakly similar to uniprot|Q12270 Saccharomyces cerevisiae YPL246C RBD2) codes for MSSPSFINKLALPNLATITQYPALTVGLSVFTFLLLVIDLCSNQALSQKFSLYPNAPFEFDLNRLSFYLLFHRGFTHWLLNVVGLFSPLAIFERTNGTVFTGVTLNVLAVTAGLQFCIVGKLLYPNTQVIGLSGVVFSFMSFMAYKEHHTTPVIYTFKYQGSEVSIPTLYSPFIFLIVCMVLIPGSSFWGHLAGISSGYLLALGYIKFLYPPSKAILFIERKLQTPINALRSLVVYYKEEEAIEQRGVSYNPLLSSDPESALNDIPVTTGARTNSFAGEGQVLGAT; via the coding sequence atgcTGTCACCTCTGTTTATCAATAAGTTAGCATTGCCTAACCTTGCCACAATTACCCAGTATCCTGCCTTGACTGTTGGTTTGTCAGTTTTCACGTTTTTGTTGCTAGTTATCGATCTTTGTTCAAATCAAGCGTTGAGTCAAAAGTTCTCATTATATCCAAATGCTCCATTCGAATTCGATTTAAATCGTCTTTCGTTCTACTTGTTGTTCCATCGTGGCTTTACCCACTGGTTATTAAACGTCGTTGGATTATTCTCCCCATTGGctatatttgaaagaacTAACGGTACGGTTTTCACAGGCGTTACCCTTAACGTGTTAGCTGTTACCGCAGGTTTACAATTCTGTATTGTCGGAAAGCTCTTATATCCTAACACCCAAGTTATTGGGTTATCTGGAGTGGTCTTCCTGTTTATGAGTTTCATGGCATATAAGGAGCATCACACTACTCCAGTGATCTACACGTTCAAATACCAAGGGTCGGAAGTATCAATTCCTACGTTGTACTCACCatttatcttcttgataGTCTGTATGGTTTTGATTCCAGGATCGTCGTTTTGGGGACATTTGGCTGGAATTTCTTCTGGCTATTTGTTGGCATTAGgatatatcaaatttttataCCCACCACTGAAAGCTATATTATTCATCGAAAGAAAATTACAAACTCCAATCAATGCGTTGCGCTCTTTAGTGGTGTAttacaaagaagaagaggcTATCGAACAAAGGGGTGTTAGCTATAACCCTCTCTTGAGTAGTGATCCTGAGTCTGCTCTCAACGATATTCCTGTTACCACAGGAGCAAGAACCAATTCTTTTGCAGGAGAAGGCCAAGTGTTAGGAGCAACTTAA
- a CDS encoding DEHA2D10296p (similar to uniprot|Q12003 Saccharomyces cerevisiae YPL236C), with product METLLTVFSKCLPCFPDLSTPYVSINNAKYKIIRLLGEGGFSYVYLVSHKSNNNSQYALKKIRCPFGSDDETFKNAMKEIKNYHRFSNSKTPYIIQSIDETIINENDGSKTIYILLPYFENSLQDIITYNVLNDLTMDEDEILKIFIGVCRGLQAMHKFKRTGRTHSTANDEEEEDLLLPAASDDEDGVSASNGTELQELTPFAHRDIKPANVMLSAEGLPVLVDLGSCSKANFSIKNRQQALTLTDFAQEHCTLPYRAPELLDVATNTEITEKTDIWSLGCLLYACCFGFSPFEKLEIEQGANLNLAISQGNYSIPQNNKGYSDELISLIKDCLVLDSSKRPSVDELLDKALELTRRQ from the coding sequence ATGGAGACGTTATTGACTGTATTCAGTAAGTGTTTACCATGCTTTCCAGATTTATCAACTCCTTATGTGTCAATAAACAACgcaaaatataaaattattcGCTTATTGGGAGAGGGGGGATTCTCGTACGTCTATTTGGTATCTCATAAGTCAAATAACAATTCACAGTATGCACTTAAGAAAATAAGATGTCCCTTCGGCTCAGACGATGAAACCTTCAAGAATGCCATGAAAGAAATTAAGAACTACCATCGCTTCTCAAACTCCAAAACGCCCTATATTATCCAATCTATAGACGAGACCATTATCAATGAGAATGACGGATCAAAGACTATCTATATTCTTTTGCCATATTTTGAGAATTCATTACAAGACATTATCACTTACAATGTGTTGAACGATCTAACAatggatgaagatgaaatattgaaaatattcattGGCGTATGTAGAGGACTACAAGCTATGCACAAATTCAAGAGAACCGGACGAACACATAGCACAGCGAACGACGAGGAGGAGGAGGACTTGCTTTTACCTGCAGCAAGTGACGACGAAGACGGTGTAAGTGCATCCAACGGCACCGAATTGCAAGAACTTACACCTTTCGCTCATAGGGATATCAAGCCAGCTAATGTTATGTTGTCAGCTGAAGGATTGCCGGTGTTGGTCGACTTAGGATCTTGCTCCAAAGCtaacttttcaataaagaaCCGTCAACAGGCCTTGACTTTAACAGACTTTGCTCAAGAGCATTGCACACTTCCATACAGAGCTCCAGAGTTACTCGATGTAGCCACTAATACAGAGATTACTGAAAAGACAGACATATGGTCCTTAGGGTGTTTGTTATATGCATGCTGCTTCGGTTTTTCACCCTTCGAGAAATTGGAAATAGAACAGGGTGCAAACTTAAACTTGGCTATTTCTCAAGGTAACTACTCCATACCACAAAATAACAAGGGCTACTCGGATGAATTGATTTCGTTGATCAAAGATTGCTTGGTCTTAGACAGTCTGAAGAGACCTTCTGTAGATGAATTGTTGGATAAAGCCTTGGAGTTGACAAGACGTCAATAG
- a CDS encoding DEHA2D10318p (weakly similar to uniprot|Q6C3W1 Yarrowia lipolytica YALI0E31735g): MTLTKYQRGESIEGWNDCPVYIPSSSSTSSLNSGSSRTSRKRPPRRLGHNIDGTPISSRSATPVSIPTPTPPIPTRNSSSSTNLERDLKLINNSSGKKDQVDTKVDTDINDTTINTMLDDLLRHPTTLQVNEIKHYQSKLEDVVSTLNDKDKLFLNDILVKVLKVPSNGDGRSIANIKQEILMYMMANQGVSTWCAPLKKTIEGLKINT; the protein is encoded by the coding sequence atgacTTTAACGAAATATCAACGAGGTGAATCTATTGAGGGTTGGAATGATTGCCCTGTTTATATCCCTAGTAGTAGCTCTACATCGAGTCTTAATTCTGGTTCCAGTAGAACGTCTAGAAAAAGACCTCCGAGGAGATTAGGTCACAACATAGATGGAACACCAATATCAAGTCGATCTGCAACCCCCGTCAGCATACCTACCCCTACACCACCAATACCCACCAGGAACCTGAGTTCTTCTACAAACTTGGAGAGAGATCTTAAactaattaataattcctCGGGTAAAAAAGATCAAGTTGATACGAAAGTTGATACTGATATTAACGATACAACTATTAATACTATGTTGGATGACTTATTGCGACATCCTACCACGCTACAAGTGAATGAAATCAAACATTACCAGAGTAAGCTTGAGGATGTTGTTAGCACGTTGAACGACAAGGATAAGTTATTCTTAAACGATATTCTCGTTAAAGTGCTCAAGGTTCCATCTAACGGAGACGGCAGATCAATTGCGAATATCAAGCAGGAAATCTTGATGTACATGATGGCTAACCAGGGGGTAAGTACATGGTGTGCTCCATTAAAAAAGACTATTGAAggtttgaaaataaatacttaA
- a CDS encoding DEHA2D10340p (highly similar to uniprot|P09064 Saccharomyces cerevisiae YPL237W SUI3 Beta subunit of the translation initiation factor eIF2), producing the protein MSDLGFDPSLKKKKKTKKPEDSSVTATESPAPSSDVDDMFAGLKKKKKSKKAADESEANEKTDSPVPDDLSASLGDLTLKKKKKKAVKSSDAADFEQQLEQAGLEDIAPTSSKTESTTSATEAVGGLQYEDLLSRFFSILKKNNPELAGDKSGPKFRIPPPVCQREGSKKTLFANVQEIATVLQRNPEHLIQFLFAELGTSGSIDGEKRLVLKGKFQPKQMESVLRRYIIEYVTCKTCKSMNTELKRESANRLHFLSCNACGSTRSVSSIKTGFQAQIGRRKRV; encoded by the coding sequence ATGAGTGATTTAGGGTTCGATCCTagtttgaagaagaagaagaagacgaagaagcCTGAAGATTCTTCGGTAACCGCCACAGAATCTCCAGCACCTTCAAGTGACGTCGACGACATGTTTGCAGgcttgaagaagaagaagaagtctAAGAAGGCGGCTGATGAATCGGAAGCTAACGAAAAGACCGATTCGCCAGTTCCAGATGACTTGAGTGCATCATTAGGTGACCTtacattgaaaaagaagaagaagaaggctGTCAAAAGTCTGGATGCCGCTGATTTCGAACAACAATTAGAACAAGCAGGGCTTGAAGATATAGCACCAACTTCATCCAAGACTGAAAGCACTACTTCCGCCACCGAAGCTGTTGGGGGATTACAATACGAAGATTTGTTATCTCGTTTCTTTTCGATCTTAAAGAAGAACAACCCCGAATTGGCTGGAGACAAGAGTGGTCCAAAGTTCCGTATTCCACCACCAGTTTGCCAAAGAGAAGGTTCCAAGAAGACCTTATTTGCAAATGTTCAAGAAATTGCTACCGTTTTACAAAGAAACCCAGAACACTTGATACAATTTTTGTTCGCAGAATTGGGTACATCTGGGTCTATTGATGGTGAAAAGAGATTGGTGCTAAAGGGTAAGTTCCAACCAAAGCAAATGGAATCTGTTTTGAGAAGATATATCATAGAATACGTTACTTGTAAGACTTGTAAGTCTATGAATACTGAATTGAAGAGAGAATCTGCTAATAGATTGCACTTCTTGAGTTGTAATGCATGTGGATCCACCAGATCAGTCTCTTCTATTAAGACCGGTTTCCAAGCCCAAATTGGTAGAAGAAAGAGAGTATGA
- a CDS encoding DEHA2D10274p (weakly similar to CA5300|IPF2189 Candida albicans IPF2189) produces MSSPKASSPKAKTPRESSPLAEDRMKKTSSSNKPNMETSAARSASPETAPKDAMDIDSEENNNEDHRDPLQKLQTTELLPDLYNLLNDLQNGHISAKDFDNNAGSIRLKLSKMKQNLQDIPGISESVKFRETRIQNLKLSNEKKAHFLNKFKQRVESELGES; encoded by the coding sequence ATGAGTTCGCCAAAAGCACTGTCACCAAAAGCTAAGACGCCAAGAGAACTGAGCCCTTTGGCTGAAGATCGAATGAAGAAAACCAGTTCATCCAATAAACCGAATATGGAGACATCGGCGGCCAGGTCAGCATCCCCAGAAACCGCCCCAAAAGATGCTATGGACATTGATAGCGAGGAGAATAACAATGAAGACCACAGAGATCCGTTGCAAAAATTACAAACGACAGAATTATTACCCGATTTATACAACctattaaatgatttacaGAATGGACATATACTGGCCAAAGATTTTGACAATAATGCCGGAAGTATACGGTTGAAACTATCGAAAATGAAACAAAACTTGCAAGATATTCCAGGGATTAGTGAATCCGTGAAGTTTAGAGAGACGAGGATTCAGAACTTGAAGCTCAGCAACGAGAAAAAAGCccattttttaaataagtTCAAGCAAAGAGTAGAATCCGAATTAGGAGAAAGTTGA
- a CDS encoding DEHA2D10362p (similar to uniprot|P46683 Saccharomyces cerevisiae YPL239W YAR1 ankyrin repeat-containing protein) has protein sequence MSTEAEKITSLSQEEMDCIIYDAREGDLETLKEVFEEIPKSLLLTIKDDITLSTPIHMAAANGHFEVIKYLLSIIPQKDAENLASQQNESGNTPLHWAAYNGHLSIVQLLCNEYNVDVFVKNSSGHDVMYEAENNGQEEIENWLLKKYAVEDNFTVDENDDETKITYKPGTESKEADDRAKAAASTTTDEIEKKASDLSIN, from the coding sequence ATGTCAACTGAAGCTGAAAAAATTACATCATTAAgtcaagaagaaatggaCTGCATCATCTACGATGCCAGAGAAGGAGATTTAGAAACCTTGAAGGAAGTCTTCGAAGAGATTCCAAAGAGCCTCTTATTAACCATCAAGGATGATATAACATTAAGCACCCCAATACACATGGCAGCCGCTAACGGGCATTTTGAAGtcataaaatatttattatccATTATTCCTCAGAAAGATGCAGAGAACTTGGCTTCACAACAAAATGAAAGTGGTAACACTCCATTACACTGGGCTGCCTACAATGGCCACTTATCGATTGTGCAGCTTTTATGTAATGAATACAATGTGGATGTATTTGTCAAGAATAGTTCTGGCCATGACGTAATGTATGAAGCTGAAAATAACGGccaagaagaaatcgaGAACTggttattgaagaagtatGCTGTCGAGGACAACTTCACggttgatgaaaatgatgacGAAACCAAGATCACATACAAGCCTGGTACTGAGAGTAAGGAAGCAGATGATAGAGCAAAAGCAGCAGCCTCCACGACCACCGACGAAATAGAAAAAAAGGCCAGTGACTTGAgcattaattaa
- a CDS encoding DEHA2D10230p (weakly similar to CA4953|IPF4567.3 Candida albicans IPF4567.3) produces MGKHESSSSPAKSPQEKIISERSSISKNLQEYQQERIVNHNINTAIDSERDSSRKKEGTDIRNCNDNNEHNGNNSKPIISHTPNNNNNKKKKRRNKTKSKNNFKTKTNSNENGLGDNEQKSKSHTDQKLNASNVPKIDTQAAAIRTPVLTYDGNDDEQTDNRDTKQKPPVLDMNLKINSPISNDQLQVSNLSPRKQSILRYKKSDDRINERSLINEAKDNLKTKKKMSKTPESQCSKIEESMVSPQTGLDMDKKVTLFKYKSSRILVFDEQLNDNKTDMEKSSSGRLLGHGEFEIFQLHNGDVTYLSCGPSFVYPLLPKLKILRINFNQFILPLVNPERYWKISINSDDKNLIHSLERTLERNVKYRNLFFGINQLSSIDVCEDMEIPKNVANGKETKQLPVSGTILNSSSGSEKHEIPVTENPMNYQFPIIFNEIPESPPSAPLSPHNENITNVNLVTPTKNPQLLPGWSLRKKQSDKSINSAMASLDVNKESILEGTHDRSTNSKGIFGSDKMNAPLTLNQNPEVHQPKPKRSTHLPNHNSTQFQNKAHKSQDNKSDSSMDSLLDEYEDNIHTTKSITFNSRPPSRPISVASSFSRPQINYTRGSYFHGPIERDADDAANSQYNETFEDQIFPTTSLSEYNKTRNGGNNSGFVKSRRSSRSELYTSESNWMEPSTTAIESGQNRTMKSRNSIHDHGRPMNADVKQIYRSFTQRNLSQYTSDLNSNADSKSVKSQARKVQPTFNPVKIRSPVMGSLHRKGSYANSVISGRTGYDSISRYSGVNELPIPHSKSTRRDLDQHKSGNYKVKLNSSEVYKMISESRSNKNLNGIVTGSRDIKSHETKEKAQATGGFASRLFGW; encoded by the coding sequence ATGGGGAAGCATGAAAGTTCAAGTTCACCTGCTAAATCACCGCAAGAGAAGATAATAAGTGAAAGGAGCTCCATTTCTAAAAATCTACAAGAGTATCAACAAGAGCGGATAGTGAACCATAACATAAATACAGCCATTGATTCGGAAAGAGATAGTTCTAGAAAGAAAGAGGGTACAGATATACGCAATTgcaatgataataatgaacaTAACGGCAATAATAGCAAACCAATAATATCGCATACAcctaacaataataataataagaagaagaagcgTCGAAATAAGACCAAGTCGAAAAATAACTTTAAGACGAAAACAAATAGTAACGAGAATGGACTAGGAGATAACGAACAGAAGTCAAAGAGTCATACCGaccaaaaattgaatgCGCTGAATGTTCCTAAGATAGACACCCAAGCAGCCGCCATAAGGACACCTGTGTTGACGTATGATGGGAATGACGACGAACAAACAGATAACCGAGATACAAAACAAAAACCACCCGTACTTGATATGAATCTCAAAATAAATTCTCCTATTAGCAATGATCAATTGCAGGTATCGAATTTAAGTCCTCGAAAACAGAGTATACTACGATATAAGAAAAGCGATGATAGGATAAATGAGAGGTCACTTATAAACGAAGCTAAAGACAACTTGAAGACTAAGAAGAAAATGTCCAAAACTCCAGAATCTCAATGTagcaaaattgaagaatcgATGGTTTCTCCGCAAACTGGCTTGGATATGGATAAAAAAGTGACACTATTTAAGTATAAATCTTCACGAATATTAGTATTTGACGAGCAATTGAATGATAACAAGACTGATATGGAAAAACTGTCGTCAGGTAGATTATTAGGACACggtgaatttgaaatttttcaattgcatAATGGTGATGTAACATACCTTTCCTGTGGACCATCGTTTGTGTACCCATTATTGCCAAAGTTGAAGATATTaagaatcaatttcaaccaatttATATTGCCTTTGGTGAATCCTGAAAGATATTGGAAAATCTCTATAAACTCGGATGATAAGAATCTTATCCATCTGTTAGAAAGGACGCTTGAAAGAAATGTCAAGTAtagaaatttattttttgggataaatcaattgagCTCTATAGATGTCTGTGAAGATATGGAAATACCCAAGAATGTTGCAAACGGTAAAGAAACTAAGCAACTCCCTGTTTCAGGGACCATATTGAATTCCAGTTCTGGCTCCGAAAAGCATGAAATTCCAGTCACAGAAAATCcaatgaattatcaatttcCTATAATTTTCAACGAAATACCCGAGTCACCTCCATCTGCACCATTATCACCCcataatgaaaatatcacGAATGTGAATCTTGTAACACCAACAAAAAATCCACAACTACTTCCCGGGTGGTCGCTAAGAAAGAAACAATCGGACAAGTCGATAAATAGTGCAATGGCAAGCTTAGATGTAAATAAAGAGTCCATTCTAGAAGGTACTCATGATAGACTGACGAATTCAAAAGGTATTTTTGGCTCTGATAAAATGAACGCACCTTTGACGTTAAACCAAAACCCTGAAGTACATCAACCGAAACCGAAGAGATCTACACATTTACCAAATCACAATTCTACccaatttcaaaacaaGGCTCACAAATCACaagataataaatcagaTTCGTCTATGGACTCGTTATTAGATGAATATGAAGACAATATTCATACTACTAAATCCATAACGTTTAATTCCAGACCCCCTTCAAGACCCATATCAGTAGCGTCATCCTTTTCACGTCCACAGATTAACTACACAAGAGGCTCATATTTCCATGGGCCTATCGAAAGAGATGCAGATGATGCAGCAAATTCTCAGTATAATGAAACCTTTGAGGACCAAATATTCCCCACTACTTCATTATCTGAATATAATAAGACTAGAAATGGTGGTAATAATAGTGGCTTTGTGAAATCTCGTAGATCTTCACGTAGTGAGCTATATACTTCTGAGAGTAATTGGATGGAACCGAGCACTACAGCAATTGAAAGTGGACAGAACAGAACAATGAAATCGAGGAATAGTATACATGATCACGGTCGTCCTATGAATGCAGATGTGAAGCAAATTTACAGGTCATTCACCCAGAGGAACCTCTCTCAGTACACTAGCGACTTGAATAGCAATGCAGATTCAAAGTCTGTAAAGTCGCAAGCTAGAAAAGTTCAACCTACTTTCAACCCCGTAAAAATTCGGTCTCCAGTTATGGGAAGTCTACATCGTAAGGGAAGTTATGCCAACAGTGTAATAAGTGGACGTACTGGTTatgattcaatttctaGATATAGCGGTGTTAACGAATTGCCGATTCCGCATAGCAAATCAACTCGTCGTGATTTGGACCAGCATAAACTGGGAAATTATAAGGTTAAATTGAATTCGTCAGAAGTATATAAGATGATTAGTGAGAGTCGATCaaataagaatttgaatGGAATCGTGACGGGATCTCGAGATATCAAATCGCATGAGACGAAGGAAAAAGCTCAGGCAACTGGGGGATTTGCATCGAGGTTGTTTGGTTGgtaa
- a CDS encoding DEHA2D10208p (highly similar to uniprot|P23644 Saccharomyces cerevisiae YMR203W TOM40 forms the hydrophilic channel of the mitochondrial import pore for preproteins), with translation MSQQQGPSSTPVPLGDLSRLNIPTLPGVTPQPPKANGFWSSNPVFSYLNDVYITIGEHRKSLGLTNPGTIENLNKEVSRDVFLTQYFFTGLRADLNKAFSMAPAFQTSHTLSIGSNVLPPYAFSALYAAEDYFVQGNIDNDLSFSGRINYGWDKHNISKVTLQLANGQPSMCQLEQDYQASDFSINLKTLNPSFLNGGFSGVAVGSLLQSLTSKFAVGLEAMYSKQAGSVPPDSAVSYVARYNAGNWIASAQLQAQGALIASFWRRVTDKVEAGLETQIAATMRPVTDSLMGTPIGFEPVVEGQTTMGAKYEYRQSVFRGQVDSTGKVGVFMEKRVLPTVSILFSGEIDHSKNASKLGLGLQFESAGNEQLMMMQQGLVDANGNPVPGAAQL, from the coding sequence ATGTCACAACAACAAGGACCTTCTTCCACACCAGTCCCATTAGGAGACTTATCTAGATTGAACATACCAACATTGCCAGGTGTGACCCCTCAACCACCTAAAGCTAATGGATTCTGGTCGTCGAACCCAGTTTTTTCGTATTTGAACGATGTTTACATTACCATCGGGGAACACCGTAAGTCTTTAGGATTGACCAACCCTGGTactattgaaaacttgaacAAAGAGGTCAGTCGTGATGTTTTTTTGACGCAATACTTTTTCACCGGGTTGAGGGCAGATTTGAATAAGGCTTTCTCCATGGCACCAGCATTCCAAACATCGCACACTTTATCGATCGGTTCGAACGTGTTACCACCATATGCATTTTCTGCGTTGTATGCTGCTGAAGACTACTTTGTGCAAGGTAACATCGACAACGATCTTTCGTTCAGTGGTAGAATCAACTACGGGTGGGACAAACATAATATTTCCAAGGTCACCTTGCAATTAGCCAACGGTCAGCCATCTATGTGTCAATTAGAACAAGACTACCAAGCGTCTGATTTTTCGATCAACTTGAAGACTTTGAACCCATCTTTCTTGAACGGTGGTTTCAGTGGGGTTGCAGTCGGTTCTTTATTACAATCTTTGACTTCTAAGTTCGCCGTTGGTTTAGAGGCTATGTATTCCAAGCAAGCTGGTTCTGTTCCACCTGACAGTGCTGTTTCTTATGTTGCTCGTTATAATGCTGGTAACTGGATTGCTTCTGCTCAATTACAAGCCCAAGGTGCTTTGATTGCCTCATTCTGGAGAAGAGTAACTGACAAGGTCGAAGCTGGTTTAGAAACACAAATCGCTGCCACCATGAGACCTGTCACCGACAGTTTAATGGGAACTCCAATTGGTTTCGAACCAGTTGTTGAAGGTCAAACCACCATGGGTGCTAAGTACGAATACCGTCAATCCGTTTTCAGAGGTCAAGTAGACTCCACTGGTAAGGTTGGTGTCTTCATGGAAAAGAGAGTCTTGCCAACTGTTTCTATCTTATTCTCCGGTGAAATTGATCATTCCAAGAATGCCTCTAAATTAGGTTTAGGTTTACAATTCGAATCTGCTGGTAATGAacaattaatgatgatgcaACAAGGTTTAGTTGATGCTAACGGTAACCCAGTCCCAGGTGCTGCTCAATTATAA